A region of the Hydra vulgaris chromosome 12, alternate assembly HydraT2T_AEP genome:
ATTatttgtaagaatatttttctcattttccCACCTTAAAAGGTTATgatacaaactttttaaatttattcaaggATTTTATGAGGCATTCAAGAACctttataaaaaggcaacaaacggttcattgttattttttcatatttttagaatttttaaatataaaaagggaaatttttaaattaataaaataaaaattatttatacatttttacaatCTATCGTAAATCAAAACCTTGTTTgtaatcttttaatattagtcTGAAGATTTTCGTTTTGCATGTAAGCATCGTCACGTGCCATTTCTGCCCGCGCTAGTCTTACATGAAGCTCGTCCAATGTCTGTCCAGCTTTTGTAATTTCAATTGGGCCTTCGTGATAAATCtatacaaaacaacaataaaaccttgcaaaatatgaaaatactttgtgtaaattaacatctttttatTAGGTTATACAACCTAAAGACGAGTTTGATTTCATAATTTGCATATTgcataaatcaaattaaatttttttcaaacgcTCGTGTTTAGACTTTGACCGTGGGTTTGGGTGCgacattaaaaaattgaatttttttttttgtaataaataaactaaacgatacataatattttataaaattttaaatttttaaatcactaCTATATACGAAAATAAccttttctatttcattttctAATGCCAGCTTCTCTCTGTATGATTTTTCAAGCAAAGCTTGCTTCTCAGCACActcctaaaataataaattcaactgtagaaataaatttttttttgaattatgaaACATATGAAATGATAATATGAAATATGATTTACGATAATGTACACTGTATATTATACAGCATAAGATAAATGCGATAATATACGCTGTATATTATACAGTATAAGATAAATGCGATAAAAAAATGATCAagtaattaaagatttttttatttaaattattattattattgagctatttatttgaaaactcgatgattgtttcaaatttttttaaataatgaaaggtactgtaataaatattcaataaagatattttttaaccttATCATAAATAGTTtgaattattcaaataatagtaatgatttataaataaacttttgtcaaaatcttatttttagttgaaaagtgattttagagttgaaaaatgtttaataataaaaccatAGAACTTGAGCgacaaattgtttattttaaatgtccgttataaatgttttacaacaGTTTTTAGATTCATCGtaatacaaaattgtttttagattcattgtaatgcaaaattattttaaaattcattgtaATGGGTTTTTTCGGCATACTTTGTAATAGTTAATGCGGAGCATgggttttaattttgaatagtcTGAACGTTGTAGTACCGAATATAAAATGACACacccttattaaaaaaagaaattaaaatatttaaacaagagCTTTTTAGATATTAGACACCAACTATCAAAGGattaccattttaaaataaataaaaaaaagaacatttaattattacttataacAACTTGCAAAGTATTTTGGAATATTATTGAAAGTGTATAAAATATGGAGTTTTGTGTaacttcaaaatcaaaaaaaataatattcttcaTCAGTTTTATTGCAATACTGACCATAACTTTACTAAGTACACTATATTACCGCTACAAAACTGTAAAACGCAACGAAATAAGAAACTTAAAGTTATGGGAAAATATGAGATTGGTCGATGATATCGTTCCATACAGTTACAATTTATCAATAGACGTAAACATGGATAATGACTTATTCGATGGCGAGGTCAGTATTTATGTAAACGCATTAAAGTcgacaaatttaattattgtacATCAAGTTGATCTCCGAATTATTaatgtttcattaaaaactattgaagGCAACCAAGTTCGAATCGAAAATCACTTCAAATATCCGATAAACGAATACTACGTAATTAAAGTTGCTTCAATGCTTACAGCTAATAAGGTGTATGTCATCTCGATTAACTTTAACGGAGCATTGCGTTCAGATCTTAGTGGATTTTATAAAAGTAGTTATCACGAAAATAATACCCCACACTATGTtgcatcaacttttttttctcccaTTAGTGCAAGAAAAGCATTTCCTTGTTTCGATGAGCCGAAATTTAAAGCAAAGTTTTTACTGTCTCTTACTCATAATGAAAAATACCATGCTCTCTCAAACATGCCAAAACTAAATAGCACACATAACGGAAGAAAAATAACTACTATTTTCCAAGAAACGCTTAAAATGTCTACATACATTGTTTGCTGGGTAGTTTCAAACTATAGTAACATTGAGTTAGTAACTAATAATGGGTTAGCTATAAAAGCCTGGGCACCGTATAACCAGCTCATTGAAACAGAATTTACCTTAAACGCAACAGTAGCGTTGCTAACATTTTTTGAagactattttaaaataccatttCCACTGAAAAAACTAGATATTGTTGCAATACCAAACTTTGGACCAGGAGCAATGGAAAATTGGGGTTTAATAACATACAGGTCTgcaaaaatgctaataaataacaaagtatCAACAGAAATAGATAAGCAAGCAGCATTTTTGATTAATGCGCACGAATTAGTACATCAGTGGTTTGGCAACCTAGCAACAATGAAGTTTTGGACTGACGCTTGGTTAAAAGaaggtaaatatatatatatatatatatatatatatatatatatatatatatatatatatatatatatatatatatatatatatatatatatatatatatatatatattcaaacatatcatatatatatatatatatatatatatattcaaacatatcataaatagtttttaagaatctattttctatttattatcaataaaaaaatttataattactaaCTCACTAGGTTTTGCTAATTACATTGGTTACTATGGATCTGATCAAATCGAACCAAGTATGGAATCTATGAAAAAGATTCTTACTGAACTTATGATACCAGCGTTTAAGTTGGATTCTTTTTTGACATCGCACCCTATATCCACAAAAGCTTCAAGCCCAAATGAAATTCGAGAAATTTTTGATACAATAACATACAACAAAGGCTCATGTATGGTTCAAATGCTTCATAATTATTTaggaaaagaaaaattcaaaaagggACTCCAACAATATCTCAACACATATGCGTATTCAAATGCCGATCAAGATGATTTGTGGAAACAATTGaggtaaattaatttataacgTAAATGTTTATGAGATTAATTTTAAGCTTATATGCTCGATAGACTTTATTTTAAGAATTGCCAAAATTTCTAATTAGTTATCTCAATTCcaacgtaaaaaaatatttactaaaaaataatacttcttTAGAAAGGCTGTTCTATCAGACCATATCCAATCTTTATATAAGAGAAATTGCTGCTAAATATATCAGTTTATGTAACAGATAAAGTAACTATAACAGACccaggtaataataaaaaaataacttaatttcaGTTTAGCTAGTGGAGAAGATGTGAAATCTGTAATGGACACCTGGACTTTGCAACTTGGTTTTCCAGTTATTTCAATCGAAAGAATAGACAACAATACTGTAATTATATCTCAAGAAAGATTCAGTTTAGACGTTACAAAAAAAGGTgcgtataaaaaatatatataaatagtaaacaacagcgcaaataaatataatcattCTTCAACACATAAAAGTAGATTTTGGGCAAGTTAAAAAGTAATGGGGGCGACtacttttgaacaaaaatttttattagatttagaattattagaatataattttattagatttagaATTATTAGATATAGAATAGATTAGAAATTAGATTTATAATAAGATACGATTAAGCTTCTAAGAAGAAAGTGTACATATCTATGACGTCTGtgtttataaattactttatatgattaaaaaaaaagtaaatataaggAGAGTGGttatgtagtaaaaaataaaattaatggtgtttttttttaaaaaaaagaattaagcCCAAAATGAAGTCAtaaaatttgttacttttaaaacggctttaaaattaaatgtgagTTTCCGCGGGAAAATGAAAGAATGATCATGTGAGCATGCGtagaataagttttaatttgttcaaatgaagactacgcatgctcacgtgattatttttcctgTTCCTATAGAAAATAGAATGAGTAGAAACTCACCTTCATactgtgttattattttttattatgtaatccAAACAaacatgagaaaaaaaaaaggtaaaaatagaaatgatgttacatttgtaaataaataactttgtatgaaccaataaaaaaaatacataaaaaaaaagaagcgaTAACGATGTAATGAAAAAATCTTGCTCCGCTTTCGATATATGGTCTTTCCAGTCTCCATTCATGGATTCAATTTTTGAGGTGATTTTGCATACTGCGGTTCATTGTCTGTTTTTCTGACATTAAAGCAATTCACTaacttcttttcaaaatttttgacttAATATAGTTTGcagatttccaatttttttttatgcaagtaAACAAATCGTTGAACAGCATGCCTAAAATCACCATCTTTAAATTCATCAACTTTTGGCTGaataaattttactatattctcagtaatattttgttttgaaatactaatattgttttttttggagaaaaccatatctaaataattctaataacaaatattttgtatttaaaagtttaatattataatatatatgccgCGTGGACTACTAGATTTTGTTAGTAATTAAGTTACTACAagtgttagtaattaaaataaaaggaattaAATTACTGTTAGTAATAAAATACTAACAACTACTAAAAATATGTTGTTGCTATGCTATGCAAAGTAAGATACCCATAGCAACCCAAAAATATTAACGTTATAAGATTTGTGAATctcattttaatatatacgcCCGATATTGTTTACTTAGCACAAATAAACTActgttaaaacaactttaatgtaaaaataggtTAAAACATTTTCGTATTCTTACGTACGTATCATGAATATTAAATATCGCGACCCCAAGGTAACTTAATTACCTAACTTACGTAAATAACAAATGTTGCAACCCCATAGTAACCTTGTGCCCCCTAAAACGTTTTTGTATTCTTAAGTACATATCATATACTTGTGTATGTATTGTTTTAGATGAACACTCTCAATTTAATTACATATGGAAAGTTCCAATAATGTACAAAACTAACGGAAGTATGTTCAAGTACTTATTAACTACAAAACAGGCTACTATTGAATTTCCAATAGACGGCATCATAAATCCCGATCATGTTATGTACTACAAAGTAAATTATGATAGATTAACactaaatactattaaaaaaaaacttgaactaaACCACTCGCAATTATCTGTGCAGGATCGAACAGGAATTATTTCAGATTTATTCAGTATGGTGGCAgcaggaaaaataaaaatcaatgaaGCTCTTGATGCAATACACTACATCAaagtattacattttttttttgtttgataatgatttttaaactttttcaacatAGTAACCATAGTAACAAGCTTGGTAGAAAACATAttcaaacttaataaaaaaaaagaaacaatttttatttttattttttatgctgacgaatgtttaaaatcattattttcaaCTTGCCGTGTAAATAACGCAAACATTTATTCAGAGTGAAGACGACTATTATCCGTGGCAGGTAACTTTATCTGAGCTGAGTTTTATCAATCATGTAAAAGAGGAagatacttttaaagaaaagtttcgcaTTTACGTAAAGagtttgatttcaaaaattgtaaatgaTGTAGGGTGGGGAAAAACCAACTCTATTAACAAAGGTCTGCTACAATCTTTAGTATTAGGAATGgcatgtaaatataatacacaaaatattgttGACGAAGCTAAAGATTATTTCAggcaattatttcatttataataatttatatatcattcttttaaataaaacaatgactTTTAAACAACATCATACATCGCACTTTAAAACATgacttttaaaacattcttttaattaaatcgTGACTTTAACAACATCATAAatcgtaattttaaaacatgatttttaaaacattcttttaaattaaaatgtgacTTGAACAATATCATATATTGTACTTTTTAAACGTGACTTTTAGAacattctttcaaataaaacgTGACTTAAACACATAtcgcaattttaaaatatgacttaaataacatatttaatttgtttaaataaaacgtGACTTGAACATAATATGATGAAAATACGAAATTagtcaattttttattcaattggtttaaaattaaacttaagtcaattttttttattgtagaacTTGGATGAAGGGGGAGAATATAAAGGTAAGATCTGATCTTCATCCATTAATTCGAGGTTGTGCAATATCACATGGCACTACTGAGTTTTGGGAATATGCATTTCAGACTTATTTGAATAGCGGCACtcaaaaatatagtattttaatgtctttggcagaaacaaaaaatgaaacaattctTCAAAGGTAATCATTGTACTCtaataa
Encoded here:
- the LOC100206872 gene encoding aminopeptidase A isoform X2; this translates as MEFCVTSKSKKIIFFISFIAILTITLLSTLYYRYKTVKRNEIRNLKLWENMRLVDDIVPYSYNLSIDVNMDNDLFDGEVSIYVNALKSTNLIIVHQVDLRIINVSLKTIEGNQVRIENHFKYPINEYYVIKVASMLTANKVYVISINFNGALRSDLSGFYKSSYHENNTPHYVASTFFSPISARKAFPCFDEPKFKAKFLLSLTHNEKYHALSNMPKLNSTHNGRKITTIFQETLKMSTYIVCWVVSNYSNIELVTNNGLAIKAWAPYNQLIETEFTLNATVALLTFFEDYFKIPFPLKKLDIVAIPNFGPGAMENWGLITYRSAKMLINNKVSTEIDKQAAFLINAHELVHQWFGNLATMKFWTDAWLKEGFANYIGYYGSDQIEPSMESMKKILTELMIPAFKLDSFLTSHPISTKASSPNEIREIFDTITYNKGSCMVQMLHNYLGKEKFKKGLQQYLNTYAYSNADQDDLWKQLSLASGEDVKSVMDTWTLQLGFPVISIERIDNNTVIISQERFSLDVTKKDEHSQFNYIWKVPIMYKTNGSMFKYLLTTKQATIEFPIDGIINPDHVMYYKVNYDRLTLNTIKKKLELNHSQLSVQDRTGIISDLFSMVAAGKIKINEALDAIHYIKSEDDYYPWQVTLSELSFINHVKEEDTFKEKFRIYVKSLISKIVNDVGWGKTNSINKGLLQSLVLGMACKYNTQNIVDEAKDYFRTWMKGENIKVRSDLHPLIRGCAISHGTTEFWEYAFQTYLNSGTQKYSILMSLAETKNETILQRLLNYTLDTDIIGSQDTPYLLGNIASSSRIGRELTWQFIKKNINIFLKRYGNELFLLPRMLSSVVSSFTKNQDLKDIENFFDNIVDLGSGKQAVKQSLENIRSKLDWKKKNEEDLNRWIEYNGH